A single window of Flavobacteriales bacterium DNA harbors:
- the queG gene encoding tRNA epoxyqueuosine(34) reductase QueG produces MTERQLRAGTHSERVRSLARDAGFDHCGIATATFLEAEAPRLERWLKQGMHGTMAYMEQHFDKRLDPRQLVPGARSVISLLVNYHSRETQPPDVPRISTYAYSRKDYHRVIKDMLFNLVQRMQEELGHFDGRVFVDSAPVLDKAWAARSGLGWIGKNSNLIRKGEGSFFFIAEIICDLELEPDHPATDHCGSCTRCIDACPTQAIVAPFVVDGSRCISHYTIELKEAIPASMQGAWSDWMFGCDVCQDVCPWNRFSTPHRNPGLEPVPEVMQWSADDWYEMTEDVFNRVFGTSALKRRKYEGIRQNLKFLQSPGD; encoded by the coding sequence ATGACCGAGCGCCAACTCCGTGCCGGCACCCACAGCGAACGCGTCAGGTCCCTGGCCCGTGATGCCGGCTTCGATCATTGCGGCATCGCCACTGCTACATTCCTCGAAGCAGAAGCACCCCGCCTCGAACGCTGGCTGAAACAGGGCATGCATGGCACCATGGCGTACATGGAGCAACATTTCGATAAGCGCCTGGATCCCCGCCAACTGGTTCCCGGCGCCCGCTCGGTGATTTCGCTGCTGGTGAACTACCATTCCCGGGAAACGCAACCGCCCGATGTGCCACGAATTTCCACATACGCGTACAGCCGGAAAGATTACCACCGCGTGATCAAAGACATGTTGTTTAACCTCGTGCAGCGCATGCAGGAAGAACTGGGGCATTTCGACGGACGTGTGTTCGTGGATTCGGCACCTGTACTCGACAAAGCCTGGGCGGCGCGTTCAGGCCTGGGCTGGATCGGGAAGAACAGCAACCTCATCCGCAAAGGAGAAGGGTCGTTCTTTTTCATAGCGGAAATCATCTGCGACCTGGAACTGGAACCCGATCACCCGGCAACCGATCATTGCGGCAGTTGCACACGTTGCATCGATGCGTGCCCAACCCAGGCGATTGTAGCGCCCTTCGTGGTGGATGGGAGCCGATGCATCTCCCATTATACCATCGAACTGAAGGAGGCCATTCCGGCATCCATGCAAGGCGCCTGGTCCGATTGGATGTTCGGATGCGATGTGTGCCAGGATGTATGCCCCTGGAACCGTTTCTCAACACCCCATCGGAACCCCGGTCTGGAACCGGTGCCCGAAGTGATGCAGTGGTCGGCTGATGATTGGTATGAAATGACGGAGGATGTATTCAACCGCGTATTCGGAACTTCCGCACTGAAAAGAAGAAAATACGAGGGAATCAGGCAAAACCTGAAATTCCTGCAAAGCCCGGGCGACTAG
- a CDS encoding UbiX family flavin prenyltransferase — MKKKLVIGITGASGAPYAKALIEKVATLQNQVEACGLVMSESAKVVWETELGKNIPMNFPFPIYARDNFMAPFASGSAGYEAMIICPCSTGTMGRIAGGISNDLMTRAADVMLKERRKLVLVLRETPLNLVHIRNMETITLAGGIICPASPSFYSQPETVDALVNTVVDRALQLAGFDAKGFRWGS; from the coding sequence ATGAAGAAAAAACTCGTGATCGGTATCACCGGTGCCAGCGGCGCCCCGTACGCCAAGGCCCTGATTGAAAAGGTGGCCACCCTGCAAAACCAGGTGGAGGCCTGCGGACTGGTCATGTCCGAGAGCGCCAAAGTGGTATGGGAAACGGAACTGGGCAAGAACATTCCGATGAATTTCCCATTCCCCATCTATGCCCGCGACAACTTCATGGCGCCCTTTGCCTCCGGATCAGCCGGATATGAAGCCATGATCATTTGTCCTTGCTCAACAGGAACCATGGGCCGCATCGCCGGCGGAATCTCCAATGACCTGATGACCCGTGCAGCCGACGTGATGCTGAAGGAGCGTCGCAAACTGGTACTCGTGCTTCGTGAAACACCCCTGAACCTGGTTCATATCCGCAACATGGAAACCATTACGCTGGCAGGCGGCATCATTTGCCCCGCCAGTCCTTCGTTTTACAGTCAACCCGAAACCGTCGATGCATTGGTGAACACCGTGGTAGACCGGGCGCTGCAACTCGCAGGATTCGATGCAAAGGGGTTCCGATGGGGCAGCTAG
- a CDS encoding S8 family serine peptidase: MKRHLSICLSIGLFFTQPQAFATNDNWTDKVDPVLMSKAANGGAVEMMVIMAEQADLSAARYMNTKEEKGNFVFHTLQDLSTHTQPVVWEKLESLHAPYHSYFIVNAVWTKGDIDVIRAMAEMPQVSQVIENARYTVQQPVQVGVPSYDDPNTKTNAVEWAISLVKADQVWGMGYKGQGAVVGGQDSGYEWDHPAIKGKYRGWNGSSADHNHNWHDAIQTGNGGSCGTASTEPCDDHGHGTHTMGTMVGDDGAGNQVGMAPDAEWIGCRNMDQGAGTFATYAECFEWFIAPTDLNDQNPMPSKSPDVINNSWGCPTDEGCNTSNFEAMRVIVSNVKDAGIVVVASAGNSGPSCNTVEDPPAMYDESFSVGSTTSSDNMSSFSSRGNVTVDGSNRMKPDISAPGSDIRSSYPGGGYTSMSGTSMAGPHVAGLVALMISANPDLAGKVDIIEDIIEKTAVKLSVNETCGGVSSSTVPNNTFGYGRINALDAINEVVLTVGQLNPESQGKAKVFPNPMHNNSVVYVPVNGSSIAYVRITDLNGQLVRTIPGNGGFSVNLGSSGLAAGAYLLEAVTENNSVFREKLIVQ, from the coding sequence ATGAAACGTCATCTGTCTATCTGCCTGTCCATCGGTTTGTTCTTCACGCAACCGCAGGCCTTCGCAACGAATGATAACTGGACCGACAAAGTGGACCCGGTCCTGATGTCCAAAGCAGCCAACGGTGGCGCTGTTGAAATGATGGTGATCATGGCGGAACAAGCCGACTTGTCTGCTGCCCGCTACATGAACACCAAAGAAGAAAAAGGCAACTTCGTTTTCCATACCCTGCAGGATCTTTCTACCCACACCCAACCCGTTGTGTGGGAAAAACTGGAGTCACTGCACGCCCCCTATCATTCCTATTTCATCGTGAATGCCGTATGGACCAAAGGTGACATCGACGTGATCCGGGCCATGGCCGAAATGCCACAGGTGAGCCAGGTGATTGAGAATGCCCGCTACACCGTGCAGCAGCCGGTGCAGGTTGGCGTTCCTTCCTATGACGATCCGAACACCAAAACCAACGCCGTGGAATGGGCCATTTCCCTTGTGAAAGCCGACCAGGTATGGGGCATGGGCTACAAGGGCCAGGGTGCGGTTGTCGGCGGACAAGACAGCGGGTACGAATGGGACCATCCCGCCATCAAAGGCAAATACCGCGGCTGGAATGGGTCCAGCGCCGATCACAACCACAACTGGCATGATGCCATCCAAACCGGTAACGGCGGCAGCTGCGGAACCGCTTCCACCGAACCCTGTGACGACCACGGTCACGGAACCCATACCATGGGCACCATGGTGGGCGACGACGGCGCAGGTAACCAGGTAGGCATGGCACCCGATGCAGAATGGATCGGATGCAGGAACATGGACCAGGGCGCCGGTACATTCGCCACCTATGCCGAATGCTTCGAATGGTTCATCGCCCCTACCGACCTCAACGATCAGAACCCTATGCCTTCCAAGTCACCGGATGTGATCAACAACTCCTGGGGATGCCCCACGGATGAAGGCTGCAACACCAGCAACTTCGAAGCCATGCGTGTCATTGTCAGCAATGTGAAAGACGCAGGTATCGTGGTGGTGGCTTCCGCAGGCAACAGCGGGCCCAGCTGCAACACGGTTGAAGATCCTCCCGCCATGTATGACGAAAGCTTTTCGGTGGGCTCCACCACCAGCAGCGACAACATGTCGTCTTTCAGCAGCCGCGGCAACGTGACCGTTGATGGAAGCAACCGCATGAAACCCGACATCAGTGCACCCGGATCCGACATCCGCTCAAGCTATCCCGGAGGTGGCTATACTTCGATGAGCGGCACCAGCATGGCCGGTCCGCACGTAGCCGGCCTTGTGGCCCTCATGATCTCTGCCAACCCCGACCTGGCAGGTAAGGTGGACATCATCGAAGACATCATCGAAAAAACAGCTGTGAAACTTTCCGTGAATGAAACCTGCGGAGGTGTTTCCTCCAGCACAGTTCCGAACAACACGTTCGGATACGGCCGCATCAATGCACTGGACGCCATCAATGAGGTCGTCCTGACCGTCGGACAGCTCAACCCGGAATCACAGGGAAAAGCAAAGGTATTCCCCAACCCCATGCACAACAACAGCGTGGTGTATGTGCCGGTGAACGGCAGCTCCATCGCCTATGTACGCATCACAGACCTCAACGGCCAGCTGGTGCGCACAATTCCGGGCAATGGCGGGTTCAGCGTAAACCTCGGTTCATCCGGCCTTGCCGCCGGTGCATACCTGCTGGAAGCCGTCACCGAAAACAATTCCGTGTTCCGCGAAAAACTGATCGTGCAATAG
- a CDS encoding adenosylcobalamin-dependent ribonucleoside-diphosphate reductase, which produces MPEIKDPSQTLTLDLHLESATAESPVAKQPEQEVKKENKPTRTLAGPYSYEEALAKTIAYFRGDELAANVWINKYALKDSAGNIFEATPDDMHRRMASEIARVEAKYPKPFKEEEIFEVLQNFKYIIPQGGPMTGIGNDFQIASLSNCFVIGHGNNADSYGGILMIDQEQVQLMKRRGGVGHDLSHIRPKGSPVMNSALSSTGIVPFMERYSNSTREVAQDGRRGALMLSISIKHPDAENFIDAKMDGTKVTGANVSVRIDDDFMKAAVSGEPYTQQYPINADKPEYKKEIDASALWKKIIHNAWKSAEPGILFWDTIARESVPDCYADLGFRTVSTNPCGEIPLCPYDSCRLLAVNLYSYVKNPFTQEAAFDFPLFRKHVRMAQRMMDDIIDLELEKIDAIIEKIHKDPEEEEIKRVESNLWQNIRKKCIEGRRTGVGITAEGDMLAALNITYGSDDSIKFAERIHKTIALEAYRSSVDMAKERGAFPIYDPVREEKNPFINRIKQADPALYDDMIKYGRRNISLLTIAPTGTTSLMSQTTSGIEPVFMVAYKRRRKVNPNDKNVRVDFVDEVGDTWEEYHVFHHHFITWFKANGYNEEQVKAMSDEELNALVQKSPYYKATANDVDWLAKVKLQGTVQKWVDHSISVTVNVPNEVTEELVAKIYQTGWESGCKGITVYRDGSRSGVLVTDDKKKKKKEGEEVIIAESKAPKRPKTLEASVVRFQNNNEKWMAVVGLLNDRPYEIFTGRIEDVFSLPSWVEKGWVIKSRTEDGNSRYDFQFQDKEGYKVTIEGLSRSFNQEYWNYAKLISGVIRHGMPLPFVVHMVSGLNLNEEHLNTWKNGVVRALKRFIPDGTAPVDNECPECGQATLVYEEGCLNCKSCGHTKCG; this is translated from the coding sequence ATGCCCGAAATCAAAGATCCCAGCCAGACCCTGACCCTCGATTTGCACCTGGAATCTGCAACCGCCGAGAGCCCGGTTGCGAAACAGCCAGAACAAGAAGTGAAAAAAGAAAACAAACCCACCCGGACATTGGCAGGTCCTTACTCTTACGAGGAGGCGCTTGCCAAAACCATCGCCTATTTCAGGGGCGATGAACTGGCAGCCAATGTATGGATCAACAAGTATGCCCTGAAAGATTCGGCGGGCAATATCTTCGAAGCCACCCCGGACGACATGCACCGCAGGATGGCCTCCGAGATCGCCAGGGTGGAAGCCAAATATCCCAAGCCGTTTAAGGAAGAAGAGATCTTCGAAGTATTACAGAACTTCAAATACATCATTCCCCAGGGTGGGCCGATGACAGGTATCGGGAATGATTTCCAGATCGCTTCTCTGTCCAATTGTTTCGTGATCGGGCACGGCAACAATGCGGATTCGTATGGCGGCATTCTCATGATCGACCAGGAGCAGGTTCAGCTGATGAAGCGACGCGGAGGTGTGGGTCACGACCTTTCTCATATTCGTCCGAAGGGAAGTCCAGTAATGAACAGCGCCCTTTCTTCCACCGGTATCGTTCCTTTCATGGAGCGTTATTCCAACTCCACCCGTGAGGTGGCCCAGGATGGCCGTCGTGGTGCGCTCATGCTGAGCATTTCCATCAAACACCCGGACGCCGAGAACTTCATCGACGCCAAGATGGACGGCACCAAAGTAACCGGCGCGAACGTATCTGTACGCATCGACGATGACTTCATGAAAGCCGCCGTATCCGGTGAGCCTTACACACAACAATATCCCATCAACGCCGACAAACCGGAGTACAAAAAAGAGATCGACGCTTCCGCGCTGTGGAAAAAGATCATCCACAATGCATGGAAATCGGCTGAGCCCGGTATTCTTTTCTGGGACACAATCGCCCGTGAATCCGTGCCCGATTGCTATGCCGACCTCGGTTTCCGTACCGTGTCCACCAACCCCTGCGGTGAAATTCCGCTTTGTCCGTACGACAGTTGCCGCCTCCTGGCCGTGAACCTTTACAGCTATGTAAAGAACCCGTTCACACAGGAAGCCGCCTTCGACTTTCCGCTGTTCCGCAAACATGTACGCATGGCGCAAAGGATGATGGATGACATCATCGACCTGGAACTTGAAAAGATCGATGCCATCATTGAGAAAATCCATAAAGATCCTGAAGAGGAAGAAATCAAACGGGTTGAATCCAACCTGTGGCAGAACATCCGCAAGAAGTGCATTGAAGGCCGTCGCACCGGCGTGGGCATCACCGCCGAAGGTGACATGCTGGCCGCCCTTAACATCACTTACGGTTCCGATGATTCCATCAAATTCGCCGAAAGGATCCACAAGACCATCGCGCTCGAAGCCTACCGTTCTTCCGTTGACATGGCCAAGGAAAGAGGCGCCTTCCCGATCTACGATCCGGTGCGTGAGGAAAAGAACCCGTTCATCAACCGCATCAAGCAAGCCGACCCGGCCCTGTATGACGACATGATCAAATACGGCCGTCGGAACATTTCCCTGCTTACCATCGCACCCACCGGCACCACCAGCCTCATGTCGCAAACCACCTCCGGTATCGAGCCGGTGTTCATGGTGGCTTACAAGCGTCGTCGCAAAGTAAACCCGAACGACAAGAACGTACGTGTGGATTTCGTGGACGAAGTGGGAGACACCTGGGAAGAGTACCACGTATTCCATCACCACTTCATCACCTGGTTCAAAGCCAACGGCTACAACGAAGAGCAGGTGAAAGCCATGAGCGATGAAGAACTGAATGCGCTTGTACAGAAGTCGCCCTATTACAAAGCCACAGCCAACGATGTCGACTGGCTGGCCAAAGTGAAACTGCAAGGCACCGTTCAGAAGTGGGTGGACCACTCGATCAGTGTGACCGTGAACGTACCCAACGAGGTGACCGAAGAGCTGGTGGCCAAGATCTACCAGACAGGATGGGAAAGCGGTTGCAAGGGCATCACCGTATACCGCGACGGTTCACGTTCAGGCGTACTGGTAACCGATGACAAAAAGAAAAAGAAGAAGGAAGGCGAAGAGGTGATCATCGCCGAGTCCAAAGCCCCCAAGCGCCCCAAGACCCTCGAAGCATCCGTTGTCCGTTTCCAGAACAACAACGAGAAATGGATGGCCGTGGTGGGATTGCTGAACGACCGCCCCTATGAGATATTCACCGGTCGCATCGAGGATGTGTTCTCCCTTCCTTCCTGGGTTGAAAAAGGATGGGTGATCAAAAGCCGCACGGAAGACGGCAACTCCCGTTACGATTTCCAGTTCCAGGACAAGGAAGGCTACAAGGTAACCATCGAAGGTCTGTCCCGATCCTTCAACCAGGAATACTGGAACTATGCAAAACTGATCTCCGGTGTGATCCGCCACGGCATGCCATTGCCGTTCGTGGTGCACATGGTATCCGGCCTCAACCTGAACGAAGAACACCTGAACACCTGGAAAAATGGTGTGGTAAGGGCATTGAAACGTTTCATCCCCGATGGTACGGCTCCCGTTGACAATGAATGTCCGGAGTGCGGTCAGGCCACCCTCGTTTACGAGGAAGGTTGCCTGAACTGTAAAAGCTGCGGGCATACCAAATGCGGATAG
- a CDS encoding GNAT family N-acetyltransferase: protein MQQDTYITLQDDRIVLRPMQSGDADLFWPLTQVAGMWTWFTADLSIRDVLDRWVQDAMSAQQAGTRIPFTVVDATTGQVLGSTSFGNISTRDQRVEIGWTWLGKPAQGKGVNDRMKILMLDHAFNTWNMQRVEWKTDVLNPHSRNALLRIGAVEEGILRSHMLMTHGRRRDTIYYGMLRDEYLKRKA, encoded by the coding sequence ATGCAGCAGGATACCTATATAACTTTACAAGACGACAGGATCGTACTTCGCCCCATGCAATCCGGCGATGCCGACCTGTTCTGGCCACTCACGCAGGTAGCCGGTATGTGGACCTGGTTCACCGCCGACCTGTCCATACGCGATGTGCTTGATCGGTGGGTGCAGGACGCCATGTCGGCACAACAGGCAGGCACCCGGATTCCGTTCACCGTTGTGGATGCTACCACCGGCCAGGTGCTCGGCTCAACCTCTTTCGGTAACATCTCCACACGTGATCAAAGGGTGGAGATCGGCTGGACGTGGCTCGGAAAACCCGCCCAGGGGAAAGGGGTGAACGACCGCATGAAAATCCTCATGCTCGACCATGCGTTCAACACCTGGAACATGCAGCGGGTGGAGTGGAAAACCGACGTGCTGAATCCGCATTCACGGAATGCCCTGTTGAGGATCGGTGCGGTTGAAGAAGGGATTCTGAGAAGCCACATGCTGATGACACATGGCCGCCGGAGGGATACCATCTATTATGGCATGCTCAGGGATGAGTACCTGAAACGGAAAGCATAG